In Dysgonomonadaceae bacterium PH5-43, the sequence ATAGATGAATATATTAACAACAGGAGGATTTAATAATGAAAGTATATCACGGTTCGCTTGTGCAAGTGCCTAATCCTAATATAGAAAAAGGTCGCCAAAGTACCGACTTCGGGAAAGGGTTTTATACCACAACTAATATTGAACAGGCTAAACGATGGGCTCAGAAGAAGTTGAAATCGGCAAAAGAAGGCGATAAAGCAGTAGTGAATATATATGAAGTTGATGACAATCTACTTACTAATCCCAAATACAATATTAAAAAGTTTGAGAATCCTAACGAAGAATGGTTAAACTTTGTAGTTGAGTGCAGAAGAACCACACTTCATAAGTATGATATTGTTTTTGGCGCAGTGGCAAATGATAAAATCTATACTACAATAACATTATACGAAGCACAAGTTTTAACTGCCGAAGAAACTGTAGCACGCTTAAAGGTTGATGATTATTTTAATCAAATATCATTTCATAGCCAAAGCGCAGTTGACGAATTAGTGTTTGTCGATGCAGAAGAAGTTACTTTAGAATAACAAACTAAATAAATTACTGAATATGAAAACAAATAAATTATTGACAATATTGATGGTATTTGCTGTCTTTGTAATTTGTTCTTGCAGTAGAGCCTCGCAAGAGAATGCTTTATCGTCGGCAGATGTCGAGATGGAGTTAGTAAATGAGCAAGGGATTGACATTGTTGAACCGATAGACAGAAAAATTATTCAGAAAGGCAATATAAGATTCAAAACAGCAGACGTTAATAAGACAAAGTCTTTAATTTCTCAGGCAGTTAAAGAGTTAAACGGTTATATATCGGAAGATGATGTTTATGATTATTCCGACCGAATTGAACATCGGTTGACTGTTCGTATTCCTGCCGACAAGTTCGATATACTCTTAAAAAACATTTCTGAAAGCGTAGATAAGATTGATAGTAAAAATATTTCCTTACTTGATGTAACAGAAGAATACATCGATGTCGAGGCACGGATAAAAACAAAAAAGGAACTTCACGCTAAATATACCGAACTCTTAAAGCGAGCAACAAAAGTAGAGGAGATACTAAACATAGAGAGAGAAATCGGTAATCTACAATCAGAGCTTGAATCTATTGAAGGGCGACTTAATTATCTGAAGAATGGAATCTCATTTAGTACATTGACTGTATCTTATTATCAAAAAACAAAAGCTAAATTTGATTTTTCTTCAAAGTTTGTAGACGGAATTAAAAATGGTTGGTCTGTCTTTATGTGGTTCATTGTGGGACTATCATACCTCTGGGTTTTCATAATTGTGGCTATTGTCGTTGTTTGTTTAGTATTACAAAGAAAAAAGAGAAAGTCTAAATCGAATAATCAACAATAATATGCATTCAATATTCAACAAGGAACAACAAGAGAAAGCTGCTTTTATATTGCAAAGTCCTTTGGCTAAACTGTCGGAACTTTATTCTAATGAAATAAAAGACTTAGCAGTTGTGTGGTGTTATTATTCTGGTAAAATAGAAGGTAACACTTATACTTATGTTGAAACAGAAGCATTGTTGAAAGACGGCATCACTTCTGAGAAACGTTATGAAGATGCTAAGATGCTCAAAAACCTTTATAATACATTTATATCAGAAGTTGAATATATTGTTAAAGGGGGAAATCAAGAGAGTATTGATGAACGTACCCTTTTTAGAGTGCATCAATCTATTTCAACGGGATTGGTTTCTAATGAAGAGTCGGGTTCTTTGAGAACTCGTGCTGTTCGTATTAGCGGAACGGAATATGTCCCTCCTAAAAGTTTACAAGAGATAAAAAATGGATTAAATGAAATTCTATTTAATCAGGAGCAATACGTCAATCCATTAGAAAAGGCAGTGTATCTGCATTGTAATCTTGCACGTTTACAGCCATTTATTGATGGAAACAAGCGAACTGCTCGTATGATGGAAAGCATTGTTTTGATGAATGCGGGTGTAATTCCTGTTTATTCTTCTAAAGATGCTGACATTCTGAATTACAGGAAAGGATTGATTGCCTTTTATGAAACAGAAGATTACACTACTTATTCCGATTATTTTCTGAACAGGCAAATCGAACGCATAAAAGAAATAGAACAATGACACAATACATAGAACTAACTCAGATGACTTTTTGGGGTTATCACGGCGTGATGCCGCAGGAAAAGAAAGTTGGAAATACTTATACAGTCGACCTTAAAGTTTATTTCGACTTTACTGCCGCTATGGAGTCTGATGATTTGAACGATACTATAAACTATGCGTCGATTTATGACATTGTTAAAGGCGAGATGCAAATTTCTTCCGATTTGATTGAGCACTTAACTTGGCGCATTGTAAAGAAAGTCAAAGAGAGTTTTCCACAAATCACATCTATTGATATTCGTTTGGCAAAGAAAAACCCTCCCTTTGGAGGTGATATAAAGGAGGCTGCGGTAGTCTTATCTTGCGAATTTTAATAAAGTGTATTGTCTTGTCTAATAAACACTTAGGTTCTCGAAAATAAAAGTCTTCACTTTGGGTCGTCTTTGATAGGAGATACCCCTCGCCTTTGATAGGAGATAGGCGAGGAGTATCTCCTAAGAGAGACGGGGTGTTTGAAGGAGAAAGGCGGCGGGTATCTCCTAACAAGCAACCCGCCTATCTCCTAAGAACGACAAGGGGTATCTCCTAAGAAACAACTCGCCTATCTCCTAACAACGACAGGGGGTATTAAGTAAGATAGGGTAACTACGTTATAATCACTTGCCAGTGTCCTATATCGTGCCACTTGCCAAACTTCCAGCCAGCCTCACTAAAGAAAGAAACTTGTTTCATTCCAAACTTTTCGTGTAGGCGGACACTTCCCTCGTTGGGGACACAGATGTTAGCAATCACTGAATGTATATCCATTGTCTTTGCCTCGTCGAATAAACGTTGGTAAAGTATAGTTCCTATACCTTTGCCTGAACAATCTTTGTCGAGATATATGGTTACTTCCTTTGTTCTGGAGTAAGCACTTCTATTTATCCAGTTGTGTAAATAGCAATAACCAACTATCTTGCCTTCGAGTTCGCAAACATAGTAGGGCAGACCTTCTTTCAGAATGTTACTGATGCGTTGTTGCATCTCCGAAATACTTACAGGCGTAGTTTCAAACGATACGACTGTATTCTCTACATAATGATTGTAAATGTCGCAAATGCTTTTTGCATCTTCCAGTGTTGCTGTTCTTATTATCATTTATTGTAAGGTGATTTATACTTTTATCGTACGGTATATTGTAATAGCAAATGCAAAACTAATCAATATATTTGAATAATTCATCTGCAATCTCTATCTTTGTAACTTGAAAACAAGAATACGATTTTATGAATAGAGTAGAATATTATAATTTTATTGAAGAACGGCTATTCACTCTTTGCTATCGAGTCGAGAACAGAGGGAAGATAAATATTCTTGATTACCATTTGCACTCAGAAAATTTTTATAGAGATTTATTAAACAAGCTATATTTATGGAAACTTGAAAATCTGAATTCTCTGATTCCAAATGTAGAAGCCATTGACCTTATAGATCGAACAAACAAGATTGTAATTCAAATATCCGCCACAAATACAATGGCGAAGATTAATAGTGCTTTAAGCAAGTCATCTTTGTTGTCAAAAGAATACGAAGGTTTTAGTTTTAAGTTTATCTCGATCGCTAAAGATGCTAACAATCTGAGATGCCAATCATATAATCCACCTATGGGTATTGATTTTGTTCCTGCCACAGATATATATGATGTAAGGTCGATATTGCAAGATGTCTATAACTTGGATATAGACAAGCTTGAAATCATATACGAACTAATTAAAAGTGAACTCGGAAGAGAAACAGATGCTTTAAGACTTGAATCAAATCTTTCTTCAGTAATCAATATTCTTTCCAAAGAAAATCTTTCTTCAGTTGACTTAAATAGTAATATAAATAGTTTTGATATTGATCGAAAAATAGATTTCAATAGCCTTACTGCATCAAAAGAAATAATAAACGACTATAAATATAGTCATCACATAGTTGATAAGATATATGCAGAATTTGATAAGTCAGGATGTAACAAGAGTATCTCGGTTCTTAATGCGATAAAGAGAGAGTATGTTAATTATTCGTCTAAATTGACAGGCGATGAACTATTTAACCTTGTTATTGCAAATATTTTGGAGAGAATAATTCAAAGTTCTAACTTTGAAAAAATACCTCGCGAAGAGATGGAAATGTGTGTGGGCATACTTGTTGTAGATGCTTTTATAAGATGTAAGATTTTCAAGAATCCTAACGATTATAACTATGCTACTACCTGATAATATTCATCCTGAAAATAGCATTTACTATAATGGTGCGCTTGTGTTGGAATTGATACAACAACACAAGTGTATTGAACTTACAGAATTATATATTCTTGTCAAAAATAAAAAGAATATGAGTTACCCTATTCTGATTTTATGTTTGGATTGGCTTTACTTACTGAATGTGGCTATTATAAATAAGAAAGGAGAAGTTTGTTTATGTTTTTAAAGTCTTTAATAATTTCAACCCCTACTAAGGTCATCAGAGAGATACGTTTTCATAAAGGAATAAATCTTATCGTTGATGAAAGTAAAGGTCAAATAACTGGAAATAATGTTGGCAAAACTACAGTTCTCCGTCTAATCGACTTTTGCTTGGGAGAAGAGGCTAAACATATTTATATTGATCCAGAAAACAAGAAGACGGAATATCTACTTGTTAAAGATTACCTAATAAAAAACAAAATCATAATAACTCTTACTTTAGGTAATAGTGTAGATGGAGATAATGAAGATGTAGTTATAAAAAGAAATTTCTTGTCAAAACCAAGAAAGGAAATTATTAGAGAAATAAATGGAGAGTTTATCGCTAAGGACGACTTTGAAGATAAGTTATCTGAATTGTTATTGCCAGACCTGAAAGAGAATAGACCAACATTCCGACAAGTTATTTCTCATAATATTCGTTATAGCGATTTGAGAATTTCCAATACATTAAAAACTCTTGATTCTTATACAACAGATGCTGAATATGAAACGTTATATTTACATTTATTCGGTTGTGATTTTACATCAGGCTATGACAAGCAAAAGATTATAGAAAAAATAAAAACAGAAAATACTTATAAAAAACGATTAGAGAAAAAACAATCTCGCAATGAATATGAAGTTCTCCTAGAATGGGTTAACGACCAGATAGAGGTGTTGAATAAAAAGAAGTCTAATCTGAATATTAATGAGGATTTTGAATCAGACATAAATTTGCTAAACAAGGTTAAGTATTCAGTAAACTCAGTAAGTTCTGAAATTGCGTCATTGAATCTGCGTAAAAATATAATTTTAGATGCTAAACAAGATTTTGAATATCAAAAATCAGGTGTAGACATACAAGTATTGGAGACTATATACCAACAAGCAGCCTCGTTGATTCCGAATTTGCAAAGAAAATTTGAGGAACTTGTAACATATCACAATCAAATGCTTGTGCAAAAAATTAAGTTTATCACTCAAGACTTACCACTTATAGAAAATAAAATTCAAGAAAAAAATAACGATCTTACTTCTCTTTTGTCCAAAGAACAAATTTTGTCTGAAAAAATTATGCAATCGGATACATTTGAAGAATTAGAAGGTATTATACAGGAACTAAATAATTTATTTAAGAAAAAGGGAGAGTATGAAAATGTAATAAATCAGATATCCGAAGTAGAGGCAAATATCAAAGAACAGAATGAGAAATTAAAAAAAATTGATGAGCAGCTATTTGCTCCTGATTTTGAATCTATTGTAAGAAATCAGTTAAAGAAATTTAATAAATTTTTCGGGGAAATCTCGAATCAGTTATACAAAGAGCAATATGCAATAACTTATAACATTGTAACTAACAGTAAAGGACAGAAAATTTATAAATTTAGTTCCTTTAATGTAAATCATAGTTCTGGGAAGAAACAAGGAGAAATATCCTGTTTTGATATAGCTTATACGTTGTTTGCTGATGAAGAAGAAATTTCATGTCTTCATTTTCTTCTAAACGATAAGAAAGAATTGATTTATGGTGAACAGTTGAAAAGAATAGCAGAGGTCGTTAATAAAAAAGATATTCAATTTGTAGCTTCTATTCTAAGAGATAAACTTCCCCCTGAATTAGATAAAGAAGAGTACTTCGTGGTTAAGTTATCACAAGACAATAAGCTGTTTAGGATAGAGAATCAATAATTTTAGCCTAATGAATGACCATTACTAAAGATTCTCTTCCCCTAATACAAAATACACTTTCCTATTAATTAATCGAGATACTAAATATTACTCTTAGCGTACTCTATAAAAGCTTTGTTTACCACTCTGTTTCCTCCAGGTGTAGGATAATCTCCAGAGAAGTACCAGTCGCCCGAATGGTTAGGACAAGCTTGGTGCAATCCTTCTAAAGATTGATAAACTATTTGTACTTGCGCCTGAGTGTCTTTCGGTGTGAGTATCTCAGCAATCTTTTGTGATATTTCTTCGTCGCTGAAAGGACTGTAAATGTCTTTTACATAATTTACAATCTCTTCTTTTGGTAAATCAATTTGAGCTTTACATTTTTGATAAGTTTCCTCTATAATATTTTCCATTCCTCGCTCTTTAAGCAAAGCAATAGCTGCGCGAAAGGCGACAAACTCGTCCATACGATTCATATCTATACCATAACAATCGGGATAACGAACTTGTGGTGCAGAAGAAAGAATTATTATCTTGCGAGGGTGTAGGCGGTCGAGTATCTTAATAATACTTTGTTTTAGAGTAGTACCCCTAACTATACTATCATCTATAATAACTAAATTGTCGACATAAGGACGAATTGAGCCATAAGTAACGTCATAGACGTGAGTAGCAAGGTCGTCTCTGGCAATTCCTTCCGTTATAAAGGTACGTAACTTAATATCTTTAATAGCTACCTTTTCTCTTCTTATGCGGAAAGTCAATTTGTTTTCTTTAGAATATTCATCAAGTCCTTCCATCATTCCGTAGAATGCCACTTCGGCTGTGTTGGGAATAAAGGAAAATACGGTATTTTCTAAGTCGTTGTCTATAGCATCTAATATTGAAGGTATAAGTAAATGCCCTAACATTTTACGTTCTTTGTAGATGTCGCAATCACTACCTCGTGAAAAATATATTCTTTCGAACGAACAAGGCTTAACATTTTTAGGTTGAAGTATTTGTTCTAAGCTTATCTTATTATTGTCTCTTACAAAAAAAGCTTCGCCAGGCTGAAGTTCTTTTATATCTTCAACATTTACGTTCATAACGGTTTGTATAACGGGACGTTCTGATGCTAAAACTGCTATCTCATCATCATAATAATAAAAGGCAGGACGAATACCAGAAGGATCGCGCAAAGCAAACATTTCTGCCGTACCTGTAAGTCCGCAAATAACATAACCTCCGTCCCATAAAGGCGAAGCTTCTTTTAGTATATTTGCCAAATTGATATTCCCAACAGTCTCGTCCATCAAGCTACCGAGCATTTCGAGCAACATAAAAGTGTCGGAATATAAGCGAGGGTGCTCTCCTCTATCAACCAAGTATTCAAAAATCTCATCAACATTAGTAAGGTTGAAATTGCCACAAAGCATAAGACTGCGTTTGCGCTTCTGATTTCTTCTTAAGAACGGATGTACATACGCCAAGCCTGAGCGTCCGGTAGTACTGTAACGAAGATGTCCCATATAAGCTTCACCACAAAAAGGGATATTTGAATCTTTTTTACCAGCTATTTGGTCTATCGTATTATTAATGTTATCAAACACTTCAACTATAGCACCACTCCCCATAGCACGCTCTCTGAATATATACTCAGTACCGGGATTTGCCGTTGCATTTACACAACCAACTCCAGCACCTTCTTGTCCTCTATTGTGTTGTTTTTCCATCAATAGATATAGTTTGTTTAATCCATACTTCCACGTTCCGTACTTCTCAACATAATATTCCATTGGTTTCAATAGGCGAACTAAAGCCACCCCACATTCATGTTTTAATTGTTCCATATCATTATTTAATAATAAAAGATTATGCAATGTTGATTGTTTTTTGTTTTTCTATCTCTTTAATTGATTGTTAATAATCTCGTTCTATTTGAGCTATCTTTTTGTTTATAAGTTCCATTTTCTCTTCTTGTAAAACCTTTTTGTATTCAATAGGCGTTACTTTTATAAAGTGTTTCAGATAAATATCCCAACTACTAATTATTTTCAAAGCAAGCCGACTTTGCGTGTGTCGTGCGTGTGCAGTTATTAATTGTAACAATTCGTGAGCATCTGCCCTATCTTCTACAAGAGAAAGCTCTACCATTTCCATATTACAATTAGAATCAAAATTTCCATCTAAGTCTAAAACGTAAGCCAAACCTCCACTCATACCTGCGGCAAAGTTTCGCCCAGTTAAACCTAACACTACGGTGCGTCCGCCAGTCATATATTCGCAACAATGATCGCCTACACCTTCAACAACTGCTACCGCTCCACTGTTGCGAACACAGAAGCGTTCGCCAACTATACCATTTATATATACTTCCCCCGAAGTTGCCCCATACAATAAAGTATTTCCAGCTATAATATTTTCTTCCGGAATAAATTTTGCATTAGTTGGCGGAACAACTATAATCTTTCCTCCCGACAATCCTTTACCAAGATAATCGTTAGCTTCTCCTTCAAGATTAAAAGATATTCCAGAAGAGAGGAAAGCACCGAAACTCTGTCCTGCCGAACCTGTAAACTTCACATTAATAGTATTTTCAGACAAACCTTTACTACCATAACGTTTAGCTATCTCGCCCGAAAGCATAGCTCCAACCGAACGATTTATATTAGTGATATTTTGTTTTATCTCTATTGGCACAGTTGTTTTAATTGCCGATTGAGCTTTGTTTATAAGTTCGACATCGAGCACCGAATCTATCTTATGGTCTTGTTGTTTAGTGTACTTTATATCATTTTTGTTATCTACGAATAACATTAGTTTAGAAAAATCTAACTTGTTTGTTTTTTCGTTTCTTTCAACAGCCCTTACTTCAAGCAAGTCGCTCCGTCCTATTATTTCCTCCAAGCTACGATACCCCATTTGCGCTAAATGCTCTCGTACTTCCTGAGCAAGAAAATTCATATAATTTATAACGTACTCATATTTCCCTTTGAAGCGAGCCCTAAGTTTTTCGTCTTGAGTAGCAACACCAACAGGACAAGTGTTTTCGTGGCATTTACGCATCATAACACAACCCAAAACTATCAATGCGCTTGTTGCAAAACCAAATTCTTCAGCTCCAAGCAACGTTGATATTATTATATCTTTTCCTGTTTTTAGTTGTCCATCGGTTTGAAGTCGCACATATCCTCTAAGATTATTCATTACTAATGTTTGCTGAGTTTCGGCAAGACCTAAATCTCCAGGAATACCAGCATACTTTACCGAACTTATAGGACTTGCCCCTGTTCCGCCTTCTCCTCCGCTTATAATTATTCGGTCGGCTTTAGCTTTAACAACACCAGCAGCAACAGTTCCCACTCCGCTTTCGGCAACTAACTTTACGCTTACCTCAGACGAGGGGTTTATATTCTTAAGGTCGAATATGAGTTGAGCCAAATCTTCAATAGAATATATATCGTGATGAGGAGGAGGCGAAATAAGAGTAATGCCCGGTATTGAATGTCGAGTTTTTGCTATTATTTGATTAACCTTAAAGCCCGGCAGTTGTCCACCTTCTCCTGGTTTTGCACCCTGAGCTATTTTTATTTGCAATTCATCGGCATTCACTAAGTATTCGGCAGTAACACCAAAACGACCAGAAGCTATTTGTTTAATAGCACTTCGACGATTAAGTCCGTCTTCCCCAGTCTGATACCTCGATGGCTCTTCCCCACCCTCTCCTGTATTGCTTCGTCCGTGTACTATATTAAGGGCTATTGCTATTGCTTCGTGCGCCTCTTTGCTTATAGAACCGAACGACATCGCTCCGGTTACAAATCGTTTTGTTATGTTCTCTACAGGCTCTACCTCCGATATATCTATAGGATTGTGTTTGTAAGTAAAAAAATCACGCAAAAACACGGGTTGGCATTTATTGTCAACAAGATTAGAATACTCCTTAAATTTTTCGTAATCGCCTAATCGAGTAGCTATTTGTAGTTTTTTAATAATCTCAGGATTCCAAGTATGATACTCTCCTCCCTTACGATAAGAATAAAAACCTGAGTTAAGAAGAATAGCATCGTCTTCTTTATCTTCAAAAGCAGATAAGTGGTCGAATAAAACATCTTTAGTTATATCATCTAAGTCGATACCTCCAATACGAGAAGCTATTCCGCTAAAATAATTATCAAGAACTTCTTTACCGATACCGACAGCCTCAAATATTTGTGCACCACGATAACTTCGCAGAGTTGAGATTCCCATTTTAGATAAAATTTTAAGCAAGCCTTTATTTACAGCTTTTATATAATTCTTCTCTGCCGTATCGTAGTCTAACTGTAATTCGTGCGAATTCACAGCTTCATTTATTATCGAAAACACCATATAAGGATTTACAGCAGTAGCTCCGAAGCCCAGAAGTAAGGCAAAGTGCATAACTTCTCGTGCTTCGGCAGTTTCAACTACTATTGCTATCTGCATACGCTTTTTCTTTTTTATAAGATGATGGTGCACTGCCGACACTGCAAGCAAAGAAGGTATAGCCGCTTGATGTTTGTTTACACCTTTATCACTAAGAATAACATAACTATACCCTTCGTTTACGGCTTGCTCGGCTTGAATACATATGCTTTCTAAAGCAGCGGCTAAATCGTTGGAGAATAATATAGGTATTGTTATTGTTCTAAATCCTTTATAAGCCAAATGTCTTAATATGTCTAAGTCGCGATTATTAATAATAGGCGTTTGCAATTTCACCATTTTACATAGCTCTGGCGACGGCTTTAACAGATTTGTAGACTGACTGCCTATATAAAGAGATAGCGACATTACTAATTCTTCTCTTATTGGGTCGATAGGAGGATTGGTTACTTGTGCAAAAAGTTGACGAAAGTAGTTAAATAAACGTTGAGGCTTTTGAGAAAGCACAGCTATAGGTGTATCGTTCCCCATAGAGCCTATTGGCTCCTTAGCCTCTTTAGTCATCGGCAGAATAATATTATAGACATCTTCTTTAGAGTAACCAAAAGCCTTAAGAAGTTTATTATGATTATCCACATTGTGTTTCACTTTTCTTCCAGATAGAATGTCGGATAAAATTATTCTACTTTTAGATAGCCATTCGCCATAAGGATATTCGTTAGCTAATGTTTCTTTCAGTTCGGCATCATAAAATATTTTACCTTCAACAGAGTCTATCATCAACATCTTACCAGGCTTTAATCTTCCCTTTTCTTTTATTTCTAAATTTTCAAACGGCAATACTCCAGCTTCGGAAGCAATTACCATTATGTCGTTGTTTGTAATAACGTAACGAGCAGGGCGAAGACCATTTCGGTCAAGCATACCTCCAGCATACCGTCCGTCGGTAAAGAGAATAGTCGCTGGTCCGTCCCAAGGTTCCATTATAATACTATGATATTCATAAAATTCTTTCAATTTGTTAGGTATCGGATTTTTATCGTTCCAACTTTCGGGTACCAACATTGCCAATGCGTGAGGTAGCGATTTACCCGACATAACCAAAAACTCTAATATATTGTCGAGAGAAGCACTATCGCTCATATCTTTTTGCAATATCGGAAATATATCTTCGGAGCTTCCAAGCTCTGAAGCCGACAGAATACTTTCACGAGCATCTAACCAATATCGATTTCCTCTTATAGTGTTTATTTCTCCATTATGACCGAGCAGCCTAAAAGGCTGAGCCAATCGCCACGAGGGAAATGTATTTGTACTAAATCTCGAATGGACAAGTGCTAATCCGCTTGTGAAGTAAGGATTTGTAAGGTCGGGAAAATAATCGCGCAACTGTGTTGAGGTTAACATTCCTTTATATACGATACGTTGAGTAGAAAGACTTACCACATAAAAACTACTCTTGTCGATAAGGGTAGATGATAAAACTTCTTTCTCTATTTTTTTACGAGCAATATAAAGACGTTTCTCTAAACCCTCGCTCGATAAGTTGTTGTCTACTACAAATATTTGTTTAATTAACGGTTCGTTACAAAGAGATAGCTCTCCCAAAATATCGCTATTCACAGGAACATTTCGTGTTCCAAGCATAGAAAGACCTTCGCAAACAAGCACTCCGTTAATAATATCCATACATAACTCGGCAAGAGCCTCATCTTTAGGCAAAAACACAAGTCCTGTGCCATACTTACCTCTTTCGGGTATAGGAATTCCTTGTAATAAAATAAATTCGTGTGGTATCTGCAATGTAATGCCCGCTCCATCGCCAGTTTTATTGTCGGCACTTTCGGCACCACGATGCAACATATTCTCAAGCACTTGAAGTCCTTGCTCTACTATAGTGTGCGATTTATTTCCTTTAATGTCTACAACCAATCCAACACCGCAAGAGTCGTGCTCGAACTCAGGTTGGTATAATCCTATTTGCTTCATCATTTCTATTTTAATTTTTGTTTTTATTCTGCATTTGTTCTATAAAACTACTTGTTATACCGAGATGAAAAATCAGCATTGTAAACTAATGTTAACCTACACTTGACAAATGCCTTTTTATGTTGTAACTTTGTGCACACAAAAAGTGATATACCGCTGAGATATAGTCTTTGGCGGTTTTTTTGTACTGTGTTTCAACTAAAAACTCGGTGAGTTACAATATAAAACTCAGTGTGATTTCTCTGAAACACACTATGATTTTTCTGAAACACACCGAGTTTTTGTAAAAGAGTCTTCATTTTATCG encodes:
- a CDS encoding hypothetical protein (product_source=Hypo-rule applied; transmembrane_helix_parts=Outside_1_45,TMhelix_46_65,Inside_66_75), yielding MLLPDNIHPENSIYYNGALVLELIQQHKCIELTELYILVKNKKNMSYPILILCLDWLYLLNVAIINKKGEVCLCF
- a CDS encoding L-amino acid N-acyltransferase YncA (product_source=COG1247; cath_funfam=3.40.630.30; cog=COG1247; pfam=PF13420; superfamily=55729); this translates as MIIRTATLEDAKSICDIYNHYVENTVVSFETTPVSISEMQQRISNILKEGLPYYVCELEGKIVGYCYLHNWINRSAYSRTKEVTIYLDKDCSGKGIGTILYQRLFDEAKTMDIHSVIANICVPNEGSVRLHEKFGMKQVSFFSEAGWKFGKWHDIGHWQVIIT
- a CDS encoding Fic family protein (product_source=COG3177; cath_funfam=1.10.3290.10; cog=COG3177; pfam=PF02661; superfamily=140931), producing the protein MHSIFNKEQQEKAAFILQSPLAKLSELYSNEIKDLAVVWCYYSGKIEGNTYTYVETEALLKDGITSEKRYEDAKMLKNLYNTFISEVEYIVKGGNQESIDERTLFRVHQSISTGLVSNEESGSLRTRAVRISGTEYVPPKSLQEIKNGLNEILFNQEQYVNPLEKAVYLHCNLARLQPFIDGNKRTARMMESIVLMNAGVIPVYSSKDADILNYRKGLIAFYETEDYTTYSDYFLNRQIERIKEIEQ
- a CDS encoding hypothetical protein (product_source=Hypo-rule applied; cath_funfam=2.40.420.10; pfam=PF13151; superfamily=56399), with the protein product MKVYHGSLVQVPNPNIEKGRQSTDFGKGFYTTTNIEQAKRWAQKKLKSAKEGDKAVVNIYEVDDNLLTNPKYNIKKFENPNEEWLNFVVECRRTTLHKYDIVFGAVANDKIYTTITLYEAQVLTAEETVARLKVDDYFNQISFHSQSAVDELVFVDAEEVTLE
- a CDS encoding dihydroneopterin aldolase (product_source=KO:K01633; cath_funfam=3.30.1130.10; cog=COG1539; ko=KO:K01633; pfam=PF02152; smart=SM00905; superfamily=55620; tigrfam=TIGR00525) is translated as MTQYIELTQMTFWGYHGVMPQEKKVGNTYTVDLKVYFDFTAAMESDDLNDTINYASIYDIVKGEMQISSDLIEHLTWRIVKKVKESFPQITSIDIRLAKKNPPFGGDIKEAAVVLSCEF
- a CDS encoding hypothetical protein (product_source=Hypo-rule applied; cath_funfam=1.10.287.800); this encodes MNRVEYYNFIEERLFTLCYRVENRGKINILDYHLHSENFYRDLLNKLYLWKLENLNSLIPNVEAIDLIDRTNKIVIQISATNTMAKINSALSKSSLLSKEYEGFSFKFISIAKDANNLRCQSYNPPMGIDFVPATDIYDVRSILQDVYNLDIDKLEIIYELIKSELGRETDALRLESNLSSVINILSKENLSSVDLNSNINSFDIDRKIDFNSLTASKEIINDYKYSHHIVDKIYAEFDKSGCNKSISVLNAIKREYVNYSSKLTGDELFNLVIANILERIIQSSNFEKIPREEMEMCVGILVVDAFIRCKIFKNPNDYNYATT
- a CDS encoding hypothetical protein (product_source=Hypo-rule applied; cath_funfam=1.20.58.90; cleavage_site_network=SignalP-noTM; pfam=PF14257; superfamily=52540; transmembrane_helix_parts=Outside_1_232,TMhelix_233_255,Inside_256_269) gives rise to the protein MKTNKLLTILMVFAVFVICSCSRASQENALSSADVEMELVNEQGIDIVEPIDRKIIQKGNIRFKTADVNKTKSLISQAVKELNGYISEDDVYDYSDRIEHRLTVRIPADKFDILLKNISESVDKIDSKNISLLDVTEEYIDVEARIKTKKELHAKYTELLKRATKVEEILNIEREIGNLQSELESIEGRLNYLKNGISFSTLTVSYYQKTKAKFDFSSKFVDGIKNGWSVFMWFIVGLSYLWVFIIVAIVVVCLVLQRKKRKSKSNNQQ